A genomic stretch from Flavobacterium humidisoli includes:
- a CDS encoding UvrD-helicase domain-containing protein encodes MIPTISISLIIILITALVWQYFLNKKKYQHPDYLSNLKLACEFLGRTKNLDDYLTWVERDYIKAQYSATWKFFKNKTAFYSKENIVKEFNELYSELDAFTVRYNQNYVKTQKEKLSAYFDNIEGKKLDDQQRTAVITDEYSNLIIAGAGSGKTLTILSKVQYLTEQKKISPQDILLLSFTKKTVAELNERLLKIVPEVEATTFHKLGYDIIKEHYNQKPALANENTLARVIREYLQKDIFDHPEAMQAYVQYVACYMNIPDKLDNSNSLGEKVDTEKGIDFQTLKAKCEPLNKIEKANLNSIQGERVKSVEELIIANFLYLNGIEYQYEKAYPHGEILYCPDFYLNEYDLYLEHFGVDENNQAGWLTPFFEKKYVEEMQLKRERHKTHKTTLLETYSYYNRDHILLEKLEQILLEKNVALKPRDTSEIYEIVSQDGKNFGREIIKLIESFINLSKSRRLDSNSLIELFSERNKTQNNFIYERQLTFLKFILPILEKYDKTLLKSNEIDFNDMINKAADEVITHKPLYNYKYIIIDEYQDISFSRFNLINQIREISGARLICVGDDWQSIYRFAGSDISLFSNFGKHVGQYEQLFIEQTYRNSQSVIDISSKFVQKNPKQIIKKPKSKKENLDDPVKIVHFTSEKVQDTFITELQYLASRYGNKSILVLGRHSFDIDDLIRLTPYSRIKYFEASGKLQVTGFEHMDIQFMTVHKSKGTEADNVIILNLRNNLLGFPNKMTDDPIVSLLLSDQEEYQFAEERRLFYVALTRTKNEAILLIPSEASVFGEELLKEHNYLLTSHNGKINITNCPYCQTGKLMIRTNSLTASQFLGCSHFPQCNQTYRNLEILDNDFLCPRCESGFMVKRNGIYGDFLGCTNYPRCSCKINCQ; translated from the coding sequence ATGATTCCCACTATTAGTATCAGCTTAATTATAATATTAATTACAGCGTTAGTCTGGCAGTATTTCTTAAATAAGAAAAAGTATCAGCATCCCGATTATTTAAGTAATCTTAAACTGGCTTGCGAATTTCTTGGACGTACGAAAAACTTGGATGATTACCTGACCTGGGTAGAGCGTGACTACATCAAAGCACAGTATTCAGCCACCTGGAAGTTCTTTAAAAACAAAACGGCCTTCTATAGTAAAGAGAATATCGTAAAGGAATTTAATGAGCTCTACAGCGAACTGGACGCTTTTACCGTCAGGTATAACCAGAATTACGTGAAAACCCAGAAAGAAAAACTGTCTGCGTATTTCGACAATATAGAAGGAAAAAAACTCGATGACCAGCAGCGAACAGCCGTTATAACAGATGAGTATTCCAATTTGATTATTGCAGGTGCAGGATCGGGCAAAACCCTGACTATTTTAAGCAAAGTACAGTACCTGACCGAACAAAAAAAGATTTCGCCACAGGATATTTTATTACTGTCATTTACAAAAAAAACGGTAGCTGAATTAAATGAGAGACTGCTGAAAATTGTGCCGGAAGTTGAGGCAACAACCTTTCATAAGCTTGGCTACGATATAATCAAGGAACACTATAACCAAAAACCGGCACTGGCAAATGAAAATACGCTGGCAAGGGTAATCAGAGAATATCTTCAGAAAGATATTTTTGACCATCCTGAAGCTATGCAGGCATATGTGCAGTATGTAGCATGTTACATGAATATTCCCGATAAACTGGATAATTCCAATTCACTGGGCGAAAAGGTAGATACTGAAAAAGGTATTGATTTTCAAACCCTAAAAGCTAAGTGCGAGCCCTTGAATAAAATTGAAAAAGCTAATCTTAATTCCATTCAGGGTGAAAGGGTAAAAAGTGTGGAAGAGCTTATTATTGCTAATTTCCTTTATCTGAACGGAATCGAGTATCAATATGAAAAAGCATATCCTCACGGAGAAATCCTGTATTGTCCTGACTTCTATCTGAACGAGTATGACCTTTATCTAGAGCATTTTGGAGTAGATGAAAATAATCAGGCCGGCTGGCTGACGCCGTTCTTTGAAAAAAAGTATGTCGAGGAGATGCAGCTCAAAAGAGAAAGGCACAAAACCCACAAAACAACCTTGCTTGAGACTTATTCCTATTACAACCGTGATCATATTTTACTCGAAAAACTTGAGCAGATTCTATTAGAGAAAAATGTAGCCTTGAAGCCCCGAGACACCAGTGAAATTTATGAAATTGTATCACAGGACGGTAAAAATTTCGGCAGGGAAATTATAAAGCTGATTGAAAGCTTTATCAATCTCAGCAAGTCAAGACGTCTTGACTCAAATTCGCTTATAGAACTATTTTCAGAAAGAAACAAAACCCAAAACAATTTTATATACGAGCGTCAGCTTACGTTTCTGAAATTTATACTCCCCATTCTTGAGAAATACGACAAAACTTTATTAAAAAGCAATGAGATTGATTTTAATGATATGATCAATAAAGCTGCTGATGAAGTTATAACCCATAAACCTCTTTACAATTACAAATACATTATCATAGATGAGTATCAGGACATTTCTTTTTCCAGATTTAATCTGATAAACCAAATAAGAGAAATCTCTGGCGCAAGGCTGATCTGTGTGGGAGATGACTGGCAGTCTATTTATCGATTTGCGGGAAGCGATATATCCTTGTTTAGTAATTTCGGTAAACATGTCGGCCAATACGAGCAACTGTTTATCGAGCAGACGTACAGAAATTCGCAATCTGTAATAGATATATCTTCAAAATTTGTACAGAAAAATCCAAAGCAGATTATCAAAAAACCGAAGTCAAAAAAGGAAAATCTGGACGATCCGGTTAAAATTGTCCACTTCACTTCCGAGAAAGTTCAGGATACTTTCATAACAGAGCTACAATACTTAGCCAGCAGATATGGAAATAAATCAATTCTGGTCTTGGGCAGGCACAGTTTTGATATAGACGATCTTATAAGGCTGACCCCGTATAGTAGGATAAAATACTTTGAAGCCAGCGGAAAGCTGCAAGTTACAGGTTTTGAACACATGGACATCCAGTTCATGACCGTTCATAAATCCAAAGGAACGGAAGCCGATAATGTCATTATCCTTAACCTGAGAAACAACCTATTAGGCTTCCCCAATAAAATGACCGATGATCCCATTGTATCACTGCTTCTCAGCGATCAGGAAGAGTACCAGTTTGCCGAAGAAAGAAGACTCTTTTATGTAGCTTTAACACGTACAAAAAACGAAGCAATTCTACTTATTCCATCTGAAGCTTCCGTTTTTGGGGAAGAATTATTAAAAGAGCATAATTACCTACTGACCTCACATAATGGTAAAATCAACATTACAAACTGTCCCTACTGTCAGACAGGAAAACTGATGATTAGAACCAACTCGCTAACTGCTTCCCAATTCTTGGGATGTTCACATTTTCCACAATGTAATCAGACATATAGAAATCTGGAGATACTAGATAATGACTTTCTTTGTCCCCGATGCGAGAGCGGATTTATGGTAAAAAGAAATGGGATTTACGGAGATTTTCTAGGATGTACTAATTATCCCAGATGCAGTTGTAAAATTAATTGCCAATAA
- a CDS encoding IS3 family transposase produces MIYLFIKDHEKTYSIEKICRVLKVSPSCCYNWTWQTLSERQRRTAMIKEETASIYFNAKQRYGSPRITLELQSQGYQTSRITVAKCMKQLGLYSKLSKNSK; encoded by the coding sequence ATGATCTATCTTTTCATAAAAGACCATGAAAAAACATATTCGATTGAAAAGATTTGCAGAGTCTTAAAAGTAAGCCCAAGCTGCTGCTATAATTGGACGTGGCAGACTCTATCAGAAAGGCAGAGGAGAACTGCGATGATAAAAGAAGAAACTGCTTCAATATACTTTAATGCTAAACAGCGGTATGGAAGCCCAAGAATTACTTTGGAACTTCAAAGCCAAGGATATCAGACATCCAGAATAACTGTGGCTAAATGCATGAAGCAGTTAGGACTGTACAGCAAATTGAGTAAAAATTCAAAGTAA
- a CDS encoding transposase, translating into MKEIISHNLAKELEITAPLLYKWRQDYQEFGTGSFPGKGKLKLSPEQEKIHELEKKLIKQN; encoded by the coding sequence ATGAAAGAGATAATATCTCACAATTTGGCCAAAGAACTTGAAATAACAGCACCTTTGCTGTACAAATGGCGTCAGGATTACCAAGAATTTGGAACAGGAAGTTTTCCTGGGAAAGGAAAATTAAAGCTTAGTCCTGAACAGGAAAAAATCCATGAGCTTGAAAAAAAATTAATCAAGCAGAATTAG
- the gwsS gene encoding grasp-with-spasm system SPASM domain peptide maturase has product MANFPSNIPFHLFASCIPVKGANRSAIYDLQRNQFEYIPNPLYDILTRFKNITFIDLLDFFPFKNDQRVLLEYFEFLKNNEFIFFSKLNSAQFPKYSISHERPYNISCLILDIENFHETKFEAIKRQILKAKVEFIIFRFISPTTSINIKNVLTFFNNIPTRIFQLFIENKNFTENLDFENLINLNERVSVIVKYNCEKELVQDLEKATLIHTKRDIVNNKMNINNIADFNVNMNLFIESQLYNSFYNKRVYIDSEGFIYRHEGDIMDFGNIINVELTNILENVEFKKYWHITKDEISVCKDCEYRYMCVDSSLPMSKTNNLWKLDRECNYNPYNSEWKSAYPTEDN; this is encoded by the coding sequence ATGGCCAATTTTCCTAGTAATATTCCATTTCACTTATTTGCATCATGCATACCGGTTAAAGGAGCAAATAGAAGTGCTATTTACGACCTGCAAAGAAATCAATTTGAATACATTCCTAATCCTCTTTATGATATTCTTACACGCTTTAAGAACATCACATTTATTGATCTTTTGGATTTTTTTCCCTTCAAAAACGATCAGAGAGTTCTTTTAGAATATTTTGAGTTTTTAAAAAATAATGAATTCATTTTTTTTTCAAAATTAAACAGCGCACAATTTCCCAAATATAGCATTTCCCATGAGAGGCCCTACAATATATCTTGCTTAATATTGGATATTGAAAATTTTCATGAAACTAAATTTGAAGCAATAAAAAGACAGATTTTAAAAGCAAAAGTTGAATTTATAATTTTTAGATTTATTTCTCCTACAACTTCAATCAATATTAAAAATGTACTCACATTCTTTAATAATATTCCAACTCGGATATTCCAATTGTTTATTGAAAATAAGAACTTTACTGAAAATTTAGATTTTGAAAATTTAATCAATTTAAATGAACGAGTATCTGTTATAGTAAAATATAATTGTGAAAAAGAATTGGTTCAAGATTTGGAAAAAGCTACATTAATACACACAAAACGCGATATTGTAAACAATAAAATGAATATAAATAATATTGCAGATTTTAATGTTAATATGAACTTATTTATAGAATCCCAATTATACAACTCATTCTATAACAAGCGAGTTTATATAGATTCAGAAGGATTCATCTATAGGCATGAAGGAGATATTATGGATTTTGGCAATATAATAAATGTCGAACTTACTAATATTTTAGAAAATGTAGAATTCAAAAAATATTGGCACATCACTAAAGATGAGATTTCAGTTTGCAAAGATTGTGAGTATCGGTATATGTGTGTTGATAGCAGTTTACCTATGAGCAAAACTAATAATTTGTGGAAATTAGACAGGGAATGTAATTACAATCCTTACAATTCGGAATGGAAATCAGCATATCCAACAGAGGATAATTAA
- the gwsG gene encoding grasp-with-spasm system ATP-grasp peptide maturase has translation MILILSHNHFDEPTNKVIDWLYFYNANFRRLNGADFTPEKNFKIDLVNNKLILDDNAISPIEINVIFYRRWVKPNVVKIDFENYLKRNYTKDEVLLIECYHTYLRSELNAYTNSIFSFFKSKAWIPNVHLARRGGINKIDVLLKAKELGLSIPDTIIASSKEEVLNFIKEYKRIITKPISEVAPILYKTTAISMYTKEVKITDINKFPNRFFPSLFQKKIDKEFEVRTFIYKRYIYSIAIFSQNDAQTNIDFRNYNFELPNRNVPFLLPKEIETKLFKLMEEIGLNTGSIDIMLDKNGDYIFLEVNPVGQSGMVSVGGNYNLEKIIAEDLINCDKNYE, from the coding sequence ATGATTCTAATACTCTCGCATAATCACTTTGATGAACCAACAAATAAAGTTATTGACTGGCTTTATTTTTACAATGCAAATTTTAGACGCTTAAACGGTGCAGATTTTACGCCAGAGAAAAACTTTAAAATTGATTTGGTAAACAACAAGTTAATACTTGACGACAATGCCATAAGCCCCATAGAAATAAACGTTATTTTTTATCGCAGATGGGTAAAACCGAATGTAGTGAAAATAGATTTTGAAAATTATTTAAAAAGGAATTATACTAAAGATGAAGTTCTACTTATTGAATGTTATCATACATACCTGCGAAGTGAGTTAAATGCATATACAAATTCAATTTTTTCCTTTTTCAAATCAAAAGCATGGATACCCAATGTGCATTTAGCTAGAAGAGGAGGAATTAATAAAATCGATGTTTTATTAAAAGCAAAAGAACTGGGCTTATCAATCCCTGATACTATAATTGCTTCAAGCAAGGAGGAAGTCTTAAATTTTATTAAAGAATATAAACGAATAATAACAAAGCCCATTTCAGAGGTAGCCCCAATATTGTATAAAACTACTGCAATATCTATGTACACTAAAGAAGTAAAAATAACTGACATAAATAAATTTCCAAATCGTTTTTTCCCTTCTCTGTTTCAGAAAAAAATTGATAAAGAGTTTGAGGTTAGAACTTTTATCTATAAAAGATATATTTATTCAATAGCTATTTTTTCTCAAAATGATGCACAAACAAATATTGATTTTAGAAATTATAATTTTGAATTGCCTAATAGAAATGTACCTTTTTTACTTCCAAAAGAAATTGAGACAAAGCTGTTTAAATTAATGGAAGAAATCGGATTAAATACTGGTTCTATCGATATAATGTTAGATAAAAATGGAGATTATATTTTTTTGGAGGTTAATCCTGTTGGACAATCAGGAATGGTTTCAGTAGGCGGTAATTATAATCTTGAAAAAATAATTGCTGAGGATTTAATTAATTGTGATAAAAATTATGAATGA
- a CDS encoding DUF6624 domain-containing protein, with protein sequence MKTVGTLLILLITFSNFISCKIQKKEFTNDMKIKLKTMYNKDQELQKYDLKRISSKEYTDSMKLETKKNDEYNSRTIKVYFKNYGFPGVRENGEETALNFWLIVQHCDNDVDFQEKVLHAMKKELRDKNVSARNYAYLYDRVKKNKNEKQFYGTQMVWDTNGIHSLYPVKDIQNLNKRRKNFGLEPIEDYIKSFNHN encoded by the coding sequence ATGAAAACAGTAGGAACACTTCTCATTTTATTAATTACATTTTCAAACTTCATTTCGTGTAAAATACAAAAAAAAGAATTTACAAATGACATGAAAATAAAATTAAAAACAATGTACAATAAAGATCAAGAACTTCAAAAATATGATTTAAAACGAATATCCAGTAAAGAATATACTGACTCTATGAAATTGGAAACCAAAAAAAATGACGAGTATAATTCTCGCACAATAAAAGTATATTTTAAAAATTACGGTTTTCCTGGCGTTAGGGAAAACGGTGAAGAAACTGCATTAAACTTTTGGCTCATAGTACAGCATTGTGATAATGATGTAGATTTTCAAGAAAAAGTTTTACATGCAATGAAGAAAGAATTAAGGGACAAAAATGTGTCTGCCAGAAATTATGCCTATTTATATGATCGAGTAAAAAAAAATAAGAATGAAAAACAATTCTATGGAACGCAAATGGTCTGGGATACGAATGGCATTCATAGCCTTTATCCGGTTAAAGATATCCAAAATTTAAATAAAAGACGGAAAAATTTTGGTTTAGAGCCTATTGAAGATTACATTAAGAGCTTTAATCACAATTAG
- a CDS encoding thiopeptide-type bacteriocin biosynthesis protein — protein MEDVKRVFIPGEEWLYFKIYCGNYSADYILSNDVLLIVDVLLKNNLIDKWFFIRYTDPENHLRIRFHLTDCKNIHNVMQIANAHFSKLFEKHIVYDIAIATYKREIERYSANIIIEIENLFYCHSTKIIQLINNTVSEYDEITRIFASLLMMHDLLKYFGIPLSHCQKITEDICFQFKLEYSMDRNNSRRISKLYLKYRNDISLLLNQGKNPEHLSGLNKVMRMRKEEVKILKIILEKIKKDNEITSLQLIISIVHMNVNRTFRSKQREYEMLCYSLMNQYFKSVIAQK, from the coding sequence GTGGAAGATGTAAAAAGAGTTTTTATTCCTGGCGAAGAATGGCTTTACTTTAAAATTTATTGTGGGAATTATTCTGCTGATTATATTTTAAGTAATGATGTTTTGTTAATTGTTGATGTACTGTTAAAAAACAATCTTATTGATAAGTGGTTTTTCATACGATATACGGATCCAGAAAACCATCTACGAATTCGTTTTCATTTAACGGATTGTAAAAATATCCATAATGTAATGCAAATAGCAAATGCTCACTTTTCTAAATTGTTTGAAAAACATATTGTTTATGATATTGCTATAGCTACTTATAAAAGAGAAATAGAGCGTTATAGTGCGAATATTATTATTGAAATAGAAAATCTATTTTATTGTCATAGCACTAAAATTATTCAACTTATCAATAATACTGTTTCAGAATATGATGAAATAACTAGGATATTTGCGTCATTGCTTATGATGCATGACCTATTAAAATATTTTGGGATTCCATTAAGCCATTGTCAAAAAATTACAGAGGATATTTGTTTTCAATTCAAATTGGAATATAGTATGGATAGGAACAATTCAAGAAGGATTTCAAAATTATATTTAAAATATAGAAATGATATTTCATTGCTTCTCAACCAAGGAAAGAATCCTGAGCATTTATCGGGACTTAATAAAGTTATGAGGATGAGAAAAGAAGAAGTTAAGATACTGAAAATAATTTTGGAAAAAATTAAAAAAGATAATGAGATAACTTCTTTGCAGCTTATAATTTCTATCGTTCATATGAATGTTAATAGGACTTTTAGGTCTAAACAAAGAGAATATGAGATGTTATGTTATAGTCTAATGAATCAATACTTTAAAAGTGTTATAGCCCAAAAATGA
- a CDS encoding helix-turn-helix domain-containing protein, producing the protein MKNFYVLFLSLIMTNIFSQNKAHFHIPDSLKGMSFETLERHFDNSILDTKKHAVYAKTYYQKSKLQNDDIINANGMFMLAYVSKEDSLFALTDSVIALTKYKSNLVFPAKAYILRSIIFFSNGQFNKALAEIIKAEKHSDKSGNKEQQIFVNQQIGLIKIELDKPKEALPLIIENYNYYRKLKSDSPYYTYSAWILSNIYNRLGKPDLALHYTNLFFKNMKKDDFYYPYFILNNGISYHLKKDYKRSNGALDVAISLLKDDKINLAIAYYYRGENILKEEKNDLKAKKYFEKVDAILLTTKEFTSILRKNYLKLIEISKRLQDNAKELYFLNRLIEIDERVNKNNLVLSENMHQTYNVPHLLSEKENIISKINRESKIYIIIGFIAFALLIFALFYLYKMQKNKQLTEERFITLINDSRLEPEETNDIEIVEKNKIKSVELPMTLIKELLNKLAVFEKEEGYLELNLKLSELSTRFETNNSYLSKVINQYKNKNFSQYINDLRIDYVIKKMKTDKKFCKYTIKAIAQEAGFSSTESFAKSFYNNTGLQPSFFIKKIVENNKT; encoded by the coding sequence ATGAAAAATTTTTATGTACTATTCTTGTCGTTGATTATGACAAATATTTTTTCACAAAATAAAGCTCATTTTCATATTCCAGATTCTTTAAAGGGAATGAGTTTTGAAACTTTAGAAAGACATTTTGATAATTCAATACTCGACACTAAAAAGCACGCTGTTTATGCTAAAACATATTACCAAAAGTCCAAACTGCAAAATGACGATATTATTAATGCGAATGGAATGTTTATGCTTGCGTATGTTTCCAAGGAGGACTCTTTGTTTGCGCTAACAGATTCAGTAATTGCTCTCACTAAATATAAAAGTAACTTAGTCTTTCCCGCCAAAGCCTATATACTGCGAAGTATAATTTTTTTTTCAAATGGACAGTTTAACAAGGCACTAGCTGAAATTATAAAAGCTGAAAAACATTCGGATAAATCTGGAAATAAAGAACAGCAAATTTTTGTGAATCAGCAGATAGGTTTAATAAAAATTGAGCTCGATAAACCTAAAGAGGCGTTACCCTTAATTATAGAAAATTATAATTATTATAGAAAGCTTAAAAGCGATTCTCCCTATTATACTTATTCGGCATGGATTCTGTCTAATATTTATAATCGTTTAGGGAAACCTGATTTGGCATTACATTACACTAATCTTTTTTTTAAAAATATGAAGAAAGATGATTTTTATTATCCATATTTTATTCTCAATAATGGGATTTCATATCATTTGAAGAAAGACTATAAGAGGAGTAATGGAGCTTTGGATGTAGCCATATCGCTTTTAAAAGATGATAAGATAAATTTGGCTATAGCATATTATTATAGGGGAGAAAATATCCTAAAAGAGGAAAAAAACGATCTAAAAGCAAAAAAATATTTTGAAAAAGTTGATGCTATATTATTAACAACGAAAGAGTTTACTTCTATTTTGAGGAAAAATTACCTCAAATTAATTGAGATTTCGAAGAGATTACAAGATAATGCGAAAGAATTGTATTTTCTAAATCGATTAATTGAAATTGATGAAAGAGTAAATAAGAATAATCTTGTTTTGTCTGAAAATATGCATCAAACTTATAATGTACCTCACTTATTATCTGAAAAGGAAAACATCATTTCAAAAATAAATAGAGAAAGTAAGATTTATATAATAATTGGATTTATAGCTTTTGCGCTATTGATTTTTGCATTATTTTATTTGTATAAGATGCAAAAGAATAAACAACTTACAGAAGAGAGATTTATAACTTTAATAAATGATTCACGATTAGAGCCAGAAGAAACAAATGATATTGAAATTGTAGAAAAAAACAAGATTAAATCTGTTGAATTACCGATGACTTTAATAAAAGAGCTGTTAAATAAATTGGCAGTATTTGAAAAAGAAGAAGGCTATTTAGAATTGAATTTAAAACTTAGTGAACTAAGCACAAGATTTGAAACTAATAATAGTTATTTGTCTAAAGTCATTAATCAGTATAAAAATAAAAATTTTAGCCAGTATATTAATGATTTAAGAATTGATTATGTTATAAAAAAAATGAAAACGGATAAGAAGTTTTGTAAATATACAATTAAGGCAATAGCACAAGAAGCAGGATTTAGCAGTACAGAATCTTTTGCCAAATCATTTTATAATAATACAGGACTACAGCCTTCTTTTTTTATAAAAAAAATAGTTGAAAACAATAAAACTTGA
- a CDS encoding prolyl oligopeptidase family serine peptidase, giving the protein MSKAKLFQIIIFSFFVNSLIAQKDILPEKQFTENFFGRTLSDPYRYMENPKDTLVQQWFKYNSYKTRSILNGISGRKEIVDKLIEIENRKSFNVTLLNVTDDDYYFYLKATDKDKTAKLYFKNGEDGSEVLLYDPSNYKMGQKDEYVINYLKPSWDHKIVALGLSKNGEEIGEIAFLNVAAKSILPEVIPNTWPAELKGINWLSNNSGIIYQHIPIIDSNEKNYLLNTESVIYKLGDNPLQHKIIFSKNNNPEFDVKQEDFPLLCKFSQNDKYILVFLAGASNYYDCYYAKAEDLKSNKIDWKLLFKKEDQIKDQILINEDLYCLSAKNASNFNIFKTNVLDFNLEKKTVIVSENKKETIDDFVITKDGLFYSTTKNGVEAHLYFVSRCETKEIVSPLSAGTITMQIKNKFSSEIWLNYSGWINPKQRYRYDTANNRFIDAPLSPVIAYPEYADFVVKEIEIPSQDGVMVPVSLIYKKGLQKNKLNNVLIEGYGAYGTSLTPIFEPIYLSWVLNDGVYVVSHVRGGGEKGDNWHQGGYKSSKSNSWEDLIATAEYLIKEKITSKERIAISSGSAGGILVGRAITERPDLFKVMLCENGTLNTTRIKEISNGQNNMKEFGNPDIAEEFNALYEMDSYQHLKKGVAYPACLISVGINDARVPPAISGKFVARLKASTTSQNPILFAVNYDTGHGMDSSDLQLYNDYADGFAFALWQMGHPKFKFLGSYN; this is encoded by the coding sequence ATGTCAAAAGCTAAATTATTTCAAATTATTATATTCTCATTTTTTGTAAATTCTTTAATCGCGCAAAAAGATATTCTGCCTGAAAAACAATTTACAGAGAACTTTTTTGGAAGAACTCTAAGTGATCCATACCGCTATATGGAAAATCCTAAGGATACATTAGTTCAGCAGTGGTTTAAGTATAATAGTTATAAAACTCGATCTATTTTAAATGGCATTTCAGGCAGGAAAGAAATAGTAGATAAGTTAATAGAGATTGAAAATAGAAAATCTTTTAATGTGACATTATTAAATGTAACTGATGATGATTATTATTTTTATTTAAAAGCAACTGATAAAGATAAAACTGCAAAGTTATATTTTAAAAATGGAGAAGATGGGTCTGAAGTATTACTTTATGACCCATCAAATTATAAAATGGGGCAAAAAGATGAATACGTAATCAACTATTTAAAGCCTTCTTGGGACCATAAAATAGTTGCTTTAGGTTTGTCAAAAAATGGAGAAGAAATTGGAGAGATAGCATTTTTAAATGTTGCTGCCAAGTCTATTCTGCCAGAAGTTATTCCCAACACATGGCCTGCTGAACTAAAAGGAATTAATTGGCTTTCTAATAATTCAGGAATTATTTATCAGCATATTCCAATTATTGATTCCAATGAGAAAAACTACCTATTAAATACAGAGTCTGTGATTTATAAGTTAGGAGATAATCCTTTACAGCATAAAATAATATTTTCAAAAAACAATAATCCTGAATTTGATGTTAAGCAGGAAGATTTCCCCCTATTGTGCAAGTTTAGTCAAAATGACAAATATATTTTAGTTTTTTTAGCAGGAGCTTCTAATTATTATGATTGCTATTATGCAAAAGCAGAAGATTTAAAAAGTAATAAGATTGACTGGAAATTGCTCTTTAAGAAAGAAGATCAAATTAAAGATCAAATTCTTATTAATGAAGATTTATACTGTTTATCAGCTAAAAATGCGTCAAATTTTAATATATTTAAAACTAATGTTTTAGATTTCAATTTAGAAAAAAAGACTGTTATTGTGTCTGAGAATAAAAAAGAAACTATAGATGATTTTGTTATCACAAAAGATGGTTTATTCTATAGCACGACAAAAAACGGCGTCGAAGCTCACTTATATTTTGTTTCTAGATGTGAAACAAAAGAAATAGTTTCGCCTCTTAGTGCAGGGACAATAACAATGCAGATAAAGAATAAATTTAGCTCTGAAATATGGCTAAACTATAGTGGATGGATTAATCCAAAGCAAAGATACCGTTATGATACTGCTAATAATAGATTTATTGATGCACCTTTATCTCCGGTAATTGCTTATCCAGAATATGCAGATTTCGTAGTTAAAGAAATTGAAATTCCTTCTCAAGATGGTGTTATGGTCCCTGTTTCTTTAATTTACAAAAAAGGACTTCAAAAGAATAAATTGAATAATGTGCTTATTGAAGGTTATGGTGCTTATGGCACGTCACTTACGCCAATATTCGAACCTATATATCTGTCGTGGGTTTTAAATGATGGTGTCTATGTCGTTAGCCATGTGAGAGGTGGCGGTGAAAAAGGTGATAATTGGCATCAGGGAGGTTATAAAAGCAGCAAATCAAACTCATGGGAAGATTTAATAGCTACAGCTGAATATTTAATTAAAGAAAAAATAACCAGTAAAGAACGAATTGCAATTTCGAGTGGAAGCGCGGGAGGTATTTTGGTTGGAAGAGCCATAACTGAAAGACCTGATTTATTTAAGGTAATGTTATGCGAAAACGGCACTTTAAATACTACAAGAATCAAGGAAATTTCTAACGGCCAAAATAATATGAAAGAATTTGGGAATCCTGATATAGCAGAAGAGTTTAATGCTCTTTATGAAATGGATTCGTATCAGCATTTAAAGAAGGGGGTTGCTTATCCAGCTTGTTTAATTTCAGTAGGAATAAATGATGCCCGAGTTCCTCCAGCTATTTCAGGAAAGTTTGTTGCAAGGCTTAAAGCATCTACAACCTCTCAAAATCCTATACTTTTTGCAGTTAATTATGATACTGGACACGGGATGGATAGCAGCGATTTGCAGCTTTACAACGACTATGCAGATGGATTTGCATTTGCCTTATGGCAGATGGGGCACCCTAAATTTAAATTTTTAGGTAGTTATAATTAA